The Cydia pomonella isolate Wapato2018A chromosome 17, ilCydPomo1, whole genome shotgun sequence genome includes a window with the following:
- the LOC133526839 gene encoding tRNA (guanine(26)-N(2))-dimethyltransferase — MLTKRYHFKFWSAYQIIMKMESSSAPKSIKEGQAEIKLSTEKVFYNPVQEFNRDLSVAVLTVFTDDYKKEKREKAEKKKTGQEKEETETEIQVTILEALSATGLRSIRYAKEVPNVTKIVANDLSEQAVETIKANIVHNGVDNIIETSHDDACMLMYKHKHPQKRFSAIDLDPYGCPSIFLDSAVQSVQDGGLLLVTATDMAVLAGNSPETCYCKYGAVSLKTKCCHEMALRILLQCIEQHANRYSRYIAPLISISADFYIRVFVKVYSGAIHCKKTTSKLSMVYQCVGCDNITLQPLGGFKPNPTEKNPAQTKAYLPTAPPVGEFCVHCNQRHHLGGPIWSAPIHDESFVTRVLTRVQEQPQLFGTAKRIEGVLSMVREELHETPLYYTMDKLFGRVHLETMPMLVMRSAILNGGYKVSYSHASKMSIKTNAPAQYVWDIIRTWEKSHPIKPAKLEADPVTKHLLSQPITSSIDLSQRADANPISRRDGQLRFQFNPAPYWGPGSRAAVNVGEEKMSKALRNQNKHSKNKTTKRQHSPGEDETRKKPNVEEVEA; from the exons atgTTAACAAAAAGGTATCACTTTAAATTTTGGTCAGCTTACCAA ATAATTATGAAAATGGAAAGCTCTTCAGCTCCTAAATCAATTAAGGAGGGCCAAGCTGAAATAAAATTGAGTACAGAGAAGGTTTTTTACAATCCAGTTCAAGAATTTAACAGAGACTTGAGTGTCGCAGTTCTCACTGTTTTCACCGATGATTATAAGAAGGAGAAACGTGAGAAGGCTGAGAAGAAAAAGACAGGAcaagaaaaagaagaaactgaAACGGAG ATTCAGGTGACAATACTGGAAGCCTTATCAGCTACTGGACTGAGAAGCATCCGTTATGCCAAGGAagtgccaaatgtgaccaaaaTTGTAGCCAATGACTTGTCTGAGCAAGCTGTAGAGACAATCAAGGCCAATATTGTGCATAATGGAGTAGACAACATCATTGAAACTAGCCATGATGATGCATG CATGCTAATGTACAAACACAAGCACCCTCAAAAGAGATTCTCCGCAATAGACCTAGACCCCTATGGTTGTCCATCCATCTTCCTCGACTCTGCAGTCCAGAGTGTGCAGGACGGAGGTTTGCTGTTAGTTACTGCCACAGACATGGCAGTGCTGGCTGGAAACTCCCCAGAGACATGTTATTGCAAATATGGTGCAGTCAGTTTGAAGACTAAATGCTGTCATGAAatg GCATTAAGAATTCTCCTACAATGCATAGAGCAGCATGCCAATCGCTACAGTAGATACATTGCACCACTCATCAGCATATCGGCAGATTTCTACATTCGCGTGTTCGTCAAAGTCTATTCTGGTGCTATACATTGTAAAAAAACTACTAG TAAACTATCAATGGTGTACCAATGCGTAGGATGTGATAACATCACTCTACAGCCCCTAGGTGGCTTCAAGCCCAACCCTACAGAGAAGAATCCGGCACAGACTAAGGCGTACCTGCCCACCGCCCCACCGGTGGGCGAGTTCTGTGTGCACTGCAATCAGAGGCATCAT ctTGGTGGTCCAATCTGGTCAGCCCCGATCCACGACGAATCCTTCGTGACCCGCGTACTAACCCGAGTTCAAGAGCAACCACAACTATTCGGCACGGCCAAGCGAATAGAGGGAGTTTTGTCTATGGTACGAGAGGAACTGCACGAAACGCCACTATATTACACTATGGATAAACTTTTTGGGCGCGTGCATTTGGAGACCATGCCTATGCTGGTTATGAG GTCGGCCATTCTGAATGGCGGTTACAAAGTATCCTACTCGCATGCGTCCAAAATGTCGATCAAAACTAACGCACCAGCGCAATACGTGTGGGACATCATACGGACATGGGAGAAGTCGCATCCAATAAAACCAGCCAA GCTTGAAGCGGACCCAGTCACAAAACACCTGCTGAGCCAACCCATCACCAGCTCAATAGACCTGAGCCAGAGGGCAGACGCGAACCCTATCAGTCGGCGCGACGGTCAGCTGCGGTTCCAGTTCAACCCTGCCCCTTACTGGGGTCCAGGGTCCAGGGCTGCTGTTAA CGTGGGAGAGGAAAAAATGTCCAAGGCATTGCGTAATCAAAACAAACactcaaaaaataaaaccacaaaGCGACAACATTCGCCGGGCGAAGACGAAACGCGCAAGAAACCAAATGTGGAAGAAGTCGAGGCGTAA